A window of the Polypterus senegalus isolate Bchr_013 chromosome 4, ASM1683550v1, whole genome shotgun sequence genome harbors these coding sequences:
- the LOC120528753 gene encoding protein ZBED8-like, which yields MIAKEKKPHTIRETLVKPCALEMAKIVLGEDATKQFSQVSLSNDTVHQRIKDMSQDIITQVVSEIKQSPAKISMKTDESTDISNHSQLLVFVRYVHKNNIKEEFLFCEQLKTTTKALDVFKPIQSFFDRHELAWDLIGSICTDGAPTMIVKNIWIRCYGQQESSTCALYTLCSTSPSSVELRNEILEFLKHQQSPLADNFEDEHFIVSLGYLADIFSLLNDLNISIQGRNVDIVQSREKVVAFARKLPIWRIESGNLANFPILDNILIGDGKTLPVEILQEVKNHLEVLSTKFEGYFPDMDDLTMESVWIQNPFSFDISRLSNNDSAKDDFIDFQEDPKMNTNFKRAGMDVQQFWCEQIPAYASLEMRAMNVLAPFTTTYLCETGFSALLNLKSKWRNRLDVSDDIRVVLSVTVC from the exons ATGATTGCCAAAGAAAAGAAGCCCCACACGATTAGGGAGACCCTCGTGAAACCTTGTGCGCTGGAGATGGCAAAAATCGTGCTGGGAGAGGATGCCACGAAGCAATTCAGTCAGGTGTCCTTGTCCAATGACACCGTACACCAGAGAATTAAAGACATGAGTCAGGACATAATAACCCAAGTTGTCAGCGAAATTAAACAAAGTCCTGCAAAAATCAGCATGAAGACAGATGAATCAACTGACATTTCAAACCACAGTCAATTGCTTGTATTTGTACGTTATGtacataaaaataacatcaaggaaGAGTTTTTATTCTGTGAACAACTCAAAACAACAACCAAAGCACTTGACGTATTCAAGCCGATCCAATCGTTCTTTGATCGCCATGAGTTGGCATGGGATTTGATAGGATCTATTTGTACAGATGGAGCTCCTACCATGATTGTCAAAAATATCTGGATTCGTTGCTATGGTCAACAAGAAAGCTCCACATGTGCTCTGTACACACTGTGTTCTACATCACCAAGCTCTG TAGAACTTCGGAATGAAATTCTCGAATTCCTCAAGCATCAACAATCCCCCCTAGCTGATAATTTTGAAGATGAACATTTTATTGTTAGCCTGGGATATTTGGCTGATATTTTCAGTCTCCTCAATGATTTGAACATATCAATACAGGGAAGGAATGTGGACATTGTTCAATCCAGGGAAAAAGTTGTCGCATTTGCAAGGAAATTGCCTATCTGGCGTATAGAAAGTGGAAACCTGGCAAACTTTCCAATCCTTGACAATATCCTTATTGGAGATGGTAAAACACTACCTGTAGAAATACTTCAAGAAGTCAAAAATCATTTGGAAGTTCTAAGTACAAAATTTGAGGGTTACTTTCCAGATATGGATGATCTTACAATGGAATCCGTTTGGATACAAAACCCTTTCTCGTTTGATATATCGAGATTAAGTAATAACGATTCAGCAAAAGATGATTTCATTGACTTCCAAGAAGACCCAAAAATGAATACTAATTTCAAAAGGGCTGGGATGGATGTCCAGCAGTTTTGGTGTGAGCAGATTCCAGCTTACGCAAGTTTGGAAATGAGGGCAATGAATGTTTTGGCTCCCTTCACAACTACGTATCTCTGTGAAACAGGATTCTCTGCTTTATTAAATCTGAAATCAAAGTGGAGAAATCGACTTGATGTGTCAGATGACATCCGAGTAGTTTTGTCCGTAACTGTATGCTGA